Sequence from the Thermococcus nautili genome:
CTCTCAAAGTTCCTGCTGATGATGAGACCGACGTAATCGGGCTCGGCACCCATCCTGAGGCTCTCGCGGAATATCTCCGAGAATATACCGATTAACCAGCTCCCGGTTCCGGCGATGAAGAAGTCCCAGGCCCTGTCCCTGTCAACGCGGATGGCGAGCCTTCTGTACAGTGCCTTGATGTCGTCGGTGAGCGAACCGAAGTCGTGGGCGCTGAGGTACTTAAGGACGAGCACGAGTGAGGCACCGCTCGCGGCAAGGGACGAGCTCAGACTCCTGATGAAGGCCGGAAAGTTCTCGTCCTTCCTGAATATGGATTTCTCCTCCTTGTCCACGACGCGCCCGAGGTAGTAGAACGGGGTCAGGATTAGCGCGAGAGCGAAGGGCGTTGGAATTGCGAAGCGGGGCCTTATAATCAGCATGTAGACCAGCGCGGTTATAATCATGCCCATGACTGAGTAAATCGCGGCGCGCTTTATACGCTCCCTGCGCGGGTCCCGTATTCCCCTGCTGTCCGCCCATATTGGGTCCTCGGGCATTCTGAACTTGACGACGAGCAGGATTCCCAGCTCGGCCGCGAGGGTCATGGCAACGGCGTAGAGGCCCATCCTGCCGATGTCCATACCGGTGATTATCGGACCGATGATGACGAACGAGGCTATGAAGACGACCGAGATGATGATTGACTCGTAAATCTCCTTGAAGATGTCGAGGTCGTAGAGGGCGCCCTCGTAGAAGGTCTGATAGTCATCCATAACGGTCTGCTGCTCCTGGAAGAGGTACTCCTTCAGGTCAACACCGCTGTCGAGGGAATACGCGAGCCTGTCAAGGAAGTCGGCGAACATCTGGCTCGGAGTTCTCCTAGCGAGGAAGCGGAAGGCCTCCGGCATCGAAAGGTGGAGCCTGTTGACTATGGTGTGAACCTTCTTGAGCTCGCTCGCTATTGCACCGAGTTTAGGGTCCTGGGCGAGGATTTTGATGAGGTCGGAACGGCCCATCTCGCTCGTTGAGAGCACGGCGAAGTAGGTTATGAAGTAGGGCATCTTCGAGTTGATTGATATCTTCTTCGAGTCCGCCACGATGTAGGGGTAAACGGCCGCGTAGATGAGGAGGATAATCGGAATTAGGAACATCAGCACCCTTAGGCCGGCGGGGATTGGAAAAAGCCTCGCCATCAGGCCGACGACTATGAAGAGAACCGCTGAGATTCCCATGTAGGGCAGCAGGACTTTCTTGAGGTAGGTTTCCATGTTTAGGTCGGCCTTGGTGAAGATGCTGATTTTCTCGTCGGCCATTGGCATCACCTCAGACCCTGAAGCTCAAGCCTTCGAGACCCCTGAGGTAGAAGGCCTTGATTTCCTTGTAGACGTCCCAGTAGTTGGTTATGCCGAGCTCGACCATCCTCTGGAGGATTCTCGCGCGCAGGAAGAGCTCATTGTAGATGTCCTTGGGGTCTTCGTAGCCGGCAATCTCGGCTATCTTCCTCTCAAGGATGTAGGAGTTGTTGAAACCCCTGAAGATGTGCTTGTCCGCAACGGGGTCCCACTCGAAGACGTTCCTCGTCGCAACTCCTCCGAGCTCCTCGTAGTAGCCCTCAATCTCGACGACGCTCACCGTTCTCCTCAGGAACTTACCCCTGACGTAGACCGCCTGCTGGAAGACCGCTATGTTAAGGTTGTCAATGAAGGTTATCGGGACGTTTATCGGATGGCCGGTGAAACGCTGTATCATCTTCTTGATGTCACCCGCGTGGAAGGTGCTCATGACCGGGTGACCGGTCTGCATTGCCTGGAACGCTATAGCTCCTTCGGCACCACGAATCTCACCGACGATGATGTAGTTCGGCCTCGAACGCAGGGCCGCCTTGAGGAGGTCGAACAGGGTAACACGGCTCTCCTCGGGACCGCGCTCACGCGTGATGAGCCTCTGCCAGACGGGGTGGGGAACCTGAACCTCCGGCGTATCCTCGGCGGTGAATATCTTTGAACCGGGCTTGATGAAGGGGATAATGGAGTTCAGCAGGGTGGTCTTACCGGAAGCCGTCTCACCACATACGAAGACGCTCATACCGTACTCGAGGGCTATCCAGAGGTAGGCGGCGACCTCTGCGCTGAGCGTTCCCCACGCTATCAGCTGGGTGATGCTTATCGGCGTCGCCGAGAACTTACGGATTGTCGCGCTCGGACCCTTGATGGAGATGTCCGGCGAGTAGATGATGTTTATACGGGAGCCGTCTGGTAGAGCACCGTCAACTATCGGGTTCCTGTCGCTGACGGGCCTTCCAATGCGCTCCGATATGTTCTTGAAGTAGTCAGCGAGCTTGACGTCATCGCCGAAGGTTATGTTGGTCTGCATCATCTCGAATATCTTGTGGACGAGGGAGACGTTGTTGGCACCGATGATGTGGATATCCTCAATGTACGGGTCCCTCGCGAGGGGCTCGAGGGGTCCGATACCTATGATGTCCCTCTTGATGAGGTAGCGGAACTTCTCCATCTCATCCTTGGTTATAACGAAGCGCTGGCCCTTGCCGAAGGGGCTTCCCTTACCGGACTTGACGAGGCTCAAGACGGCCTCATCGAAGAGGGCATCGAGGAACCTCTCAAACTCCTCCTGCTCCTCCGGAATGTCCCTGGTCGGGGCTATCTCAAGGATTTTGTCACGGATTTTGTTGTACTTCTCCTCCTCTTCCCTGCTCTCTATCCTTGGCTCGATGACGATGTAGCGCTTTTCGGCGGTGGCGGGGTCGGCGTAGATGTGGATGAATATCGGGTCTCCCACTGGGTAGATGATGTTGGGGTACATTATCTCCTTCATGTCCCTGCTGAGCTGGGCGTGGAACTCCGGCATCTTGCCGTACTTCTTCCTAAACTGGTCAACGTACTTGCGAAGGTGGGGGTTCCTCGCCATTGCCTCCTCAAGGGT
This genomic interval carries:
- a CDS encoding type II/IV secretion system ATPase subunit, whose amino-acid sequence is MAQVVSDTLEEAMARNPHLRKYVDQFRKKYGKMPEFHAQLSRDMKEIMYPNIIYPVGDPIFIHIYADPATAEKRYIVIEPRIESREEEEKYNKIRDKILEIAPTRDIPEEQEEFERFLDALFDEAVLSLVKSGKGSPFGKGQRFVITKDEMEKFRYLIKRDIIGIGPLEPLARDPYIEDIHIIGANNVSLVHKIFEMMQTNITFGDDVKLADYFKNISERIGRPVSDRNPIVDGALPDGSRINIIYSPDISIKGPSATIRKFSATPISITQLIAWGTLSAEVAAYLWIALEYGMSVFVCGETASGKTTLLNSIIPFIKPGSKIFTAEDTPEVQVPHPVWQRLITRERGPEESRVTLFDLLKAALRSRPNYIIVGEIRGAEGAIAFQAMQTGHPVMSTFHAGDIKKMIQRFTGHPINVPITFIDNLNIAVFQQAVYVRGKFLRRTVSVVEIEGYYEELGGVATRNVFEWDPVADKHIFRGFNNSYILERKIAEIAGYEDPKDIYNELFLRARILQRMVELGITNYWDVYKEIKAFYLRGLEGLSFRV
- the flaJ gene encoding archaellar assembly protein FlaJ; this translates as MADEKISIFTKADLNMETYLKKVLLPYMGISAVLFIVVGLMARLFPIPAGLRVLMFLIPIILLIYAAVYPYIVADSKKISINSKMPYFITYFAVLSTSEMGRSDLIKILAQDPKLGAIASELKKVHTIVNRLHLSMPEAFRFLARRTPSQMFADFLDRLAYSLDSGVDLKEYLFQEQQTVMDDYQTFYEGALYDLDIFKEIYESIIISVVFIASFVIIGPIITGMDIGRMGLYAVAMTLAAELGILLVVKFRMPEDPIWADSRGIRDPRRERIKRAAIYSVMGMIITALVYMLIIRPRFAIPTPFALALILTPFYYLGRVVDKEEKSIFRKDENFPAFIRSLSSSLAASGASLVLVLKYLSAHDFGSLTDDIKALYRRLAIRVDRDRAWDFFIAGTGSWLIGIFSEIFRESLRMGAEPDYVGLIISRNFERLVRLRRKRQQSIASFIGIIYGLTGAFAFSLAASFQVAVSISQMFSQMNLNLANNYIGDLIHIIPPSGMAFLTYIMLALMVLHSLLAAMVIKLADGGHILGSARYFVILAWIFAVGMYLGQSLMAKMMSMGAGNAEIVAYLLGVIP